AGACAacattctgggaaaggtagacaagAAGAATGATCTGGACAAAATGATTCAAAACATTTCAGACTTTATGTAGGACCTGAAACTTTAAAACTGCTAGAGGGGAACAGGAGAAAAACTTCCAAGACACAGACATAGGTGGATGATTTCAGATAATTTAATCCAACAGCTCTGGAAATAATTGGGAAAATATGACAATTGGGATCACATGAAAGGAGATAGAATCCCTTGCCAACAATCCTCTGACAGGGGCTGAAGTCAGATAAAGAACTCTGAAACCTAAAAACACACAAATTCCCAAGACATCCATTCATAGACTAAGGGACTTCTGCCTGGAATACTAATGGCCAATacgtatttaaaaaaacaaaaacaaaaacaggggctgaagagatggctcagaggttaagagcagtggctgctcttccagaggtcctgagttcaattcccagcaaccacatggtggctcacaaccatccgttatgagatctggtgccctcttctggtgtgcagatatacatggaagcagaatgttgtatacataataaataaaatctttaaaaaacagaaaacaaaacagaatagtgTCTTGCATTATTAGCCTTTTagacagtgtgtgtgggggggttgacaacaacaacaacaacaaaacaaactctttGTGGTCATATAACCCAGTTAGAAGGCTAGCTGCAAACAGACAAAAGGTATGCTGGTCAGGATGTCAAAGAAGGTGCTCTTACTCAGTGTTGGCAAAGCCCTGATGAAGAGCTTCTGGGTGCTCACAGCAGAGAACCTAAGTCCACACAGTTCTGAGATACCTGCATGTCTGCTGCTTTCTACTCATAAGAGCCACCATACAGAACCAGTTTAGAAGTCTGTCaccaagtgatggagaaagaaaacgtgatatatacatacatacatacatacatacatacatacatacatatatatatatatatatatatatatatatatatatatatgaagggaGTGATTTATTTGGAAAGATATGGGTGGAACTAGGGATCTTAGAGAACTAAAGAAGCCAGATTAAAAAGATAAGCATCCAGTTTTCCATCATATAgatttaaatgtatgtatttcaGATCATAACTGTAGGACATGAAAACGGAAGGACTAATTGGGATAAGGGAGAAGATGTGGAAGAGGGTGGGAAAGGAACAAACTAGAGCAGACAACAGCTATGAGCAAATACATGATATGTGTACAAAGAcgtcataatgaaactcattgtTTTGCAAGCaaaccataataaataaattcaagagTGGGGTGGCGGTGGCCCGATTGGCTAGAGTGCAGTGTCCATGGCTAGCCACTTGGGTAGGGGCTTTGTCCAGATCAGAGCAAGGCGAGGCCCTCCGGGCATCCACGTGGTGGTGGCACAGACGCTGTGGCAGCCAGGGAGGCAAGATGGTCGCAGGGTCATGTGCCGCCAGCGGGCCTGGCGGGATGTACAGGGCATAGACTGGTAGGGAGATTGCAGCTCCTCTGTCACCGCAGGACTTTGGTGGAAAACACACTGCACATTTATGGCGATTCCGAATTTGAGAGTCAATTTCTGCCAGGCTCAGCACAGCAATTTCCCTGACAAGTGACCTTGGGGACTCTATGCGCCGTATTCAACTGTGCCTTAAAGAATCTGGACACCGATATTGTCCTCAAAAGTAACTGCAAGTATATTTCCTTTAATGACTCTGGTAAAATCAAGCATCAAGTAAACAAAGGTGGAAGACAATCCCCACCGTTGTCTTACTAGTGTCTGAATGCAGGCGGGGTAGATGAGCTTGGTGTGTATGTAGCTGGATGGTTCTGAAGTTTGTAGGTATCCATCTGCAGATGCTGAGGCCCAGACTGAATTCGAATGAATTTTAAATACTTCTGCCTATCTTGGAGAAGCTTCCTACAGAGTAAATAagctgaataaagaaaataaagaacaataatAGACCTTCTGGTGATCTTAATGTTTTCGCTTGCTCACCACACTCACAGCCACACTCTCATTTGCCACAATGAATCATGCAGCCCCTGTGGAGATCTGCTATGACAACATGCGTTTCTTGATAACTCACAGCCCCACCAATGCTACGATGAACAAGTTCACAGAGGAACTTAAGAACTATGGTGTGACAACCTTGGTCAGAGTTTGTGATGCCACCTATGATAAAGCTCTAGTTGAAAGTCGTGGCATCCGAGTGATAGATTTGCCCTACAACGACGGAGCCCCACCCCCTGATGACATAGTGGATGGTTGGCTGAacctgttaaaaacaaaatttcgTGAGGAGCCGGGTTCCTGTCTGGCGGTgcactgtgtggcagggctggGAAGGGCTCCTGTGCTGGTGGCACTTGCTTTGATCGAATGTGGCATGAAGAATGAAGATGCAGTTCAGTTTATCCGACAGAAACGAAGGGGAGCATTCAATGCCAAACAGCTGCTTTTCTTGGAGCAGTATCGACCCAAGATTCGAACCAGGTCGCGGTCGCGCTTCAGGGATTCTACAGTGCACTGCAGCATTCAGTAGATAGCAAGCAAAGGCTTTCTGTGGCGTTGACCCGGAACACTTGGCACCTGGAATGCAATTCTGGAATCTTTTCTGTGTCAGCAATGAGTAGTGAATTCAACTAATTGGTGCCCAAGCCAATAATGGAGAAATCCCtctataaaagcaaataaattaagaaaggaaataaaattagaaggaaaaaaactatCCCATTCCATaacaacagcaaagaaaaccTGAACCCTGCGTCTGGCTGCTGTGTGCTAAAAGCTCTCCCACCATCTGCCATGTTATGACACAAGTAAGAGGGCCCACTAGAGGCTGGCAACTGTGAGGCTACTTAATCTTGAGCTTTCTTCCTCCGCAACTGTCACCTAAATAAATCTCTTGATAAATCTCCCAGCCTCGGGCATTttattagcaaaaaaaaaaggactaattTGCCAACTCACATTTactaaacttttattttgtatttcagcTGACTGGGGATATCCTCAGGGCTAAGTATAATACCTATAGCTTATtaaatgactgtgtgtgtgtgtgtgtgtgtgtgtgtgtgtgtgtgtgtgttgtgaagtAAGTCATGACTTAACTATTGATACTTTGCGTTGGAGAAACATAGTTGCATGTGTTACCTTAAGAAAGCTACCCTTTGGTTtctaaaactattaaaataatacTGATCATTGACTGGATAATATACAAATTGTTAGAGGAAACTTGAGGAAGCAAGTAACTCAAAGTACAtactaaacagaaataaaacactgAGGACCACAATGTATTGAAGTCTGCACTGCTGGtaaatcacattttcattttcttgatgtctTAGGGAATTTGTTTAATACTTTATAGGAATTAAATTCCTTGGTCTCTATCTAAAACAATTCCTCAATTACACCTACTTGTAAGATGCCACTTCCTCATGCAGATAGAAATAAATATACCTTTACCCTTCAAAACCATTCAAGGAAGCTGTTAGCCTTCCTCATGCTGCAGCTTCCCTGCTGGCTGCCGAGCAGAGAGCTCCCACTATTTCTGGGAAAGTTAACCAGCCGGAGCTATTATAAGCTCATTTCTCTCCTAATTGGTAAACACATGGCCAAGAACTAGCCCTGTCAGACTGCTGTGAGAGTCACTTCTGAACCCCAGGTAGAAGCTGACAAACCATGGTCTGGTGGCATGGGTTTGCTCATAAGAATAGTGACATCAAGGTTCATCCCTTCCCAAATTTCTAACTTGGCCTAGGTCTACCATGGGTCAACACTGCCCCCTCTTTGGAACATAGGCAGGTGGGTAGTTCAGCAGACTGGTTGAAGTTGTGGCAGGACCCATAGTTATCATTAGTGCGTAATGTTGTCATCATTGGCAGCAGCTGTCTTTCAGCCAGCCTTTACGTCAGCTCGATTTCTAAACTCAAGCTGAGACATTTACAGtggtagttttatttatttcccttaCTGCCCCCAGTCAGTCAGGAATCTTTCAAGAACTCCCACTGGTACAGTCTTTAAATCTAGACAGAATATATTACATTGAATAGGAATGGAGAGACCATAAACTCTTCttattcctgatttcagtggaaaCGCGTGGTTTTCTTTTTACCAGAAGTCCTATCTATTCTCTTCGTCAAAGCTATTGGTTATTCAGCTCTTCATtgaaccaatcacagtgacacatataTCCTGCACCATTCAGGTGCATCATTAAGTTGATAATATGAGATCTCTAGAATACTTTCTTTATGCAGACACAGAGTTCTAGAAACTGACCTCTTAGGAAGCCTTTATTGCATCCCATGGGTTTTAGTGTACTATATTTTCATCCAATCTaggaatttaattttttccttttaaatttctcCCTGACACAATTTTTattcagtgttttgttgtttagtttccatgGGTCTGTCTAGTTACTGCCATTTCtattgttgatatccagctttattCTTTTGTGGGTCAGATAGAATGCAGAATattatcaattttttaaaaattaagactgGATTTATAAGCTAATACATGGTTGATTTTGGAGAAAATTCTATcaacttctgaaaaaaaatgtgtattctttagtgttttggtgaaatagtctataaatgtctgttagaTGCATTTAATTTATGATTCAATTTAACTcaaaaatttctttgtttttgtctgggGGACCTAGTGATTCAATGAGACAGGTGAAAGTGGTGGTGGTGTCTTGAAGTCATTCACTTATCACTGTGCTGGTTTGAATTGTGGTTTTAGATCAAATAATGTTTCTTTCAGTAAACTAGGTGCCCCTGTGTTTGGttcataaatgtttagaattgtaaCATCCTTTTGGTGGGTTtgtcttttattaattatgaatatcCTTCCCTATTTCTTCTTATTGAGTTTGAGATTAAAAATCCATTTTGTCATATATTAGGTCatacttgtttatttctttattctatttgcttggaatatttttaaaagccctcCTTTTATACCTAAAGTGATATCTATTATTAATGGTGAGGTGTGTTTCACATCAagaagatggatcctgttttctaatctAATCTGCTACTCTGTGTCTTCTTATTGAGGAATTGAGACCTTTAATATTGAGAGTTATTATTGAGCAATGTTTATTAATTCCTGTTACCCTGTTGTGACAGAGTTGGTAGATCTCTTCTGATGAACTGATCTGGGATCatctcatctttttttcttgtgCCCTCTTGGGTGCATTTAATCTCTTCAGACAGTATTCTTTCTAGTATCCTCCATGGAGCTGGCTAGTGGACATAAATTCCTTAAATCCATTTATCATAGGAGGTTTTCCTATCCTTTAATTATGGATGATAGTTTGCATGTTACCTTTGGTTTTCCAAACCCTGTAAAAAgccccttctggctttcacagcctgcactgagaagtcaggtgtctGATGGACCTGTCTTTAGGTGTAAGTTGGTCATTCTTCCACTTTCAAtatactttgttgttgttgttgttgttgttcagagtCATTGTGGTTTGGTTCCTCATTGTAATTTTTTGATTTAATATGTGATTAAATTCCTCTACCTTATGTTGGACATGGATATTCACTCTTCTACTTGATCTAGTTGATTAGGTGAGGCTTTCCTCTGAGTTTTGTTTGACTTCCTGCGTTCCtcaagttttatttcagtttaacttttctttaaagactctgtTTATTGAATTTTATATTGAATTGTTTTCACTATTTCATTCAAATGTTGAAAATTTTGCAATTCTTATTCAGTTATCTCTTTGATTTCCTTGAGTATATCTGTAATCATTCTTTAGAAATCCTTGTCTTGAACATCAGCTATGTTGTTTTTCTCCAGGAACATTATGATGGGATGATAATTTCAGGAGGAGACATATTGTCTTGGTTATTAATGCTACTTTTGATTCTGTAATGGAACTGGAATTAGGTTGTTATTGGTATTTATTGGTATATATCTTAATTAGGGTTAtcattgctgagatgaaacaccatgaccaaaagctgcTTGGGttgggaagggtttatttggaatatacttccacatcatagtccgtCACTGAAGGATGGCATTCTGTTTTGGGGCCACTCTTTGTTGATGTGAGAACTGAGTGTCTGCGGTGGTTTCAGTtcagctagggataagtacaatTTTGATTCTCATTGCTAACCCTCAAAAGTCTGTGTAGGGCTCACCTGATTCTACATGATGTACATGGGTGGTAGGGACTAGAGACCCAATGGGAGTGGACAGTGCTTCTTAGGAGTGAGACACGGGATACCACATCCTCTTTAGGTGATAAAGGCAAGGATCTGGAGTCACTATCTGCGGTGCGAGGCACAGAATGTCCTGGGATGTTGTGTATGTGGTGCATTGCACTGGCCCAGGGGTTGTAATCACAGAAGACCACATGGTTCTTAGGCTAAGCACTGAGCAGTAAAGGTGGCAAAGGATCTGGAGGGTCCCTACCTGGGGTTCCTGGTCTCAGGACTACATATAGTTTGGGAGCATCACAGAAAGTAGAGTAGCTCATAAGTGTGAGTTGGCTGGCTCTGGGAATACCTACCTGGGGTTCCCCAATTCCAATTTCTTCTCAAATTTCAGTCCTGAGACATAAATTGATGAGCTAGTATAATAAATAAGgaagatttaaaatatattctgattcagtggttaaaagagaTTTACCACAAAAATCTAGTGACCTGAGTATAACCCTCAACTAAAGGCATAAAGCAGAATAGAAAAACTACAAAGCTGACTTTGCCCTCCCCATGTGTGCTATTTCATGCGTTCAACTacccaaacaacaacagtaaTTCCAAACTTCTGACAGATATTCACTTTTCTGGGGAAATGTAGTATTGTCAGAATTGATTGGGAAAAAGACCCATCTAAACTTTTATACATCTACAATTTCTTCAGTAAGTTAATTTATTGaaaagttgtttatttttgataataGCTTTTCTCTCAGGAGGACAAATCAGTGCTGCAATAGAGTAAGATAAGAATAtttattaaagtaatttttaagatGACAGAGTATCatttatggatattagatatagcaaaggattaccagcctacaaaacacacctccagagaagccaggaaacaaagaggaccctaagagagacatacagggtcccttggagaaggggaaagagacaagatctcctgagaaaattgggaacacagggggaggagagagagatttaggagataaagaagggaagaagaggaaggggaagacatgaaggagcaggaagattgagttgggggagaatggaggagagcaagaaaagagataccttaatagagggaggcattgtaggtttaaagagaaataagacactagggaaatgtccagagatctacaaggatgaccccagctaagaatctaagcaatagtggagaggctaccttaaatgcccttcccttataatgagattgatgaccaccttatatgtcatcctagagccttcattcagaagctgatggaagcaaaagcagagacccacagctaagcactgagccaaactcctgaaatccagttgtagagagggaggagtgatgagcaaaggagtcaagaccaggctggagaaaccca
This DNA window, taken from Cricetulus griseus strain 17A/GY chromosome 2, alternate assembly CriGri-PICRH-1.0, whole genome shotgun sequence, encodes the following:
- the LOC100757114 gene encoding protein tyrosine phosphatase type IVA 2-like, whose translation is MNHAAPVEICYDNMRFLITHSPTNATMNKFTEELKNYGVTTLVRVCDATYDKALVESRGIRVIDLPYNDGAPPPDDIVDGWLNLLKTKFREEPGSCLAVHCVAGLGRAPVLVALALIECGMKNEDAVQFIRQKRRGAFNAKQLLFLEQYRPKIRTRSRSRFRDSTVHCSIQ